One Chryseobacterium indoltheticum DNA segment encodes these proteins:
- the prmC gene encoding peptide chain release factor N(5)-glutamine methyltransferase codes for MTLSQLKTHFLDSLSEVYTDSESTFIFQIFTEHILDLNNFQQRQSADLELSDENINKFQQIISELKTGKPYLQILGETEFYGMKIFVDENVLIPRPETEELLEIAIKEIKRNISRMEYIHLRSKQTDYKWTEEAKYPPSQEQELKRVKILDIGTGSGIIPLVLKKHFPEAEITSIDFSEAALKTAKKNAEFHQLDINFIHADYLSLDLNQNFDVIISNPPYIGIDEENEIADSVKKFEPTMALFSPISDALIFYRKIAEDSKKYLNENGLLFLEINQKLGKETLELYKDFSQVELIKDLSENDRFIFGIK; via the coding sequence ATGACGTTATCCCAACTTAAAACACATTTTTTAGATTCACTTTCAGAAGTCTATACAGATTCTGAAAGTACCTTTATATTTCAGATTTTTACTGAACATATTTTAGACTTAAATAACTTTCAGCAAAGACAATCTGCAGATTTGGAATTGTCTGATGAGAATATAAATAAATTCCAGCAAATCATTTCAGAATTAAAAACAGGAAAACCTTATTTACAGATTTTAGGTGAAACTGAATTTTATGGAATGAAAATTTTTGTAGATGAGAATGTTTTGATTCCTCGACCGGAAACGGAGGAATTGCTGGAAATAGCGATTAAAGAGATAAAAAGAAATATTTCAAGAATGGAATACATTCATTTAAGATCGAAACAAACAGATTATAAATGGACTGAAGAAGCAAAATATCCACCTTCGCAAGAACAGGAATTAAAAAGAGTCAAAATTTTAGACATCGGAACCGGAAGCGGAATTATTCCTTTGGTTTTAAAAAAACATTTCCCGGAAGCAGAAATTACTTCCATTGATTTCTCTGAAGCAGCCTTAAAAACAGCGAAAAAGAACGCAGAATTTCACCAGCTTGACATCAATTTTATTCATGCCGATTATCTGAGTTTAGATTTAAATCAGAATTTTGATGTTATTATTTCAAATCCGCCTTATATTGGGATTGATGAAGAGAACGAAATTGCAGATTCTGTAAAGAAATTTGAGCCTACAATGGCGTTGTTTTCTCCAATTTCCGATGCTTTGATTTTTTATCGAAAAATTGCCGAAGATTCTAAAAAATATTTAAATGAAAACGGTTTGCTTTTCTTAGAAATCAATCAGAAATTAGGGAAAGAAACGCTAGAATTGTACAAAGATTTTTCACAAGTTGAACTCATAAAAGACCTGAGCGAGAACGACCGTTTTATTTTTGGAATAAAATAA
- a CDS encoding rhomboid family intramembrane serine protease, which produces MNTVVIIIIAVTCIISYLALNDIRMFEKYKFNVGAIQQRKEYFRLLSAGFLHADFIHLALNMYVLYMFSPAILYAFGVSGFLIIYIASILLGNLFSLLIYKNQSWYSAIGASGGVAGIIFASVSLDPVNIKIGIIFLPPALSIPGYIFGLLYFGYSVYSMLKPRSHDNIGHAAHLGGAFFGLIYTIIVFPQIALSNILFLGIMSLPLIYLAYEVFIRKRIN; this is translated from the coding sequence ATGAATACAGTTGTCATAATTATAATTGCAGTAACATGTATTATTAGCTATTTAGCTTTAAACGATATAAGAATGTTCGAAAAATACAAATTCAATGTTGGAGCAATTCAACAAAGAAAAGAGTATTTCAGACTTTTATCAGCAGGTTTTCTTCATGCAGATTTTATACATTTAGCATTGAATATGTATGTTTTGTATATGTTCAGCCCTGCTATTTTATATGCTTTTGGAGTGAGTGGTTTTTTAATTATTTATATCGCTTCGATACTATTAGGAAATTTATTTTCGCTCTTAATTTATAAAAATCAAAGTTGGTATTCTGCAATTGGTGCAAGCGGAGGTGTTGCTGGGATTATTTTTGCAAGCGTTTCTTTAGATCCTGTAAATATAAAAATCGGAATTATATTTCTACCTCCAGCCCTAAGTATTCCAGGATATATTTTTGGTTTGCTGTATTTTGGATATTCTGTTTACAGCATGCTGAAACCAAGAAGTCATGATAATATTGGTCATGCAGCACATTTAGGCGGTGCATTTTTTGGGTTAATTTATACAATCATTGTTTTCCCTCAAATTGCATTAAGCAATATTCTCTTTTTGGGTATTATGTCACTTCCGCTGATTTATTTAGCATATGAAGTATTTATAAGAAAAAGAATTAATTAA
- a CDS encoding DNA gyrase/topoisomerase IV subunit A — MIEDNSHEGESLKKVSGLYKDWFLDYASYVILDRAIPSVYDGFKPVQRRIMHSMRELEDGRYNKVANIVGNTMKYHPHGDASITDAMVGIGQRELLIDTQGNWGNIYTGDSAAAARYIEARLTPFALEVVFNPKTTIWSKSYDGRNNEPVDLPVKFPLLLAQGVEGIGVGLSTKILPHNFNELINASVAHLKGKKFEIYPDFLTAGFLDVSEYNDGHRGGKVRARAKISQVDKHTLMISELPFSKNTSDLIDSIIKANEKGKIKIKKIEDNTSDKVEILIYLHNEVSPDKTIDALYAFTDCQVTISPNACVIVGDKPMFLNVSEILRMNTDHTVSLLKKELEIELNELQESWHFSSLERIFIENRIYHDIEEVKSWEEVLKTIDKGLKPHTAHLLREVTEEDILRLTEIRIKRISRFDLDKFKENIAALEGKIEQVRFHLANLIAYAIDYYLNIQKKYGKGKERKTELRIFDTIDATKVAVANEKFYVNFEEGFIGTSLKKDQYLFDCSDIDDIITFRKDGNMKVVKVEAKTFIGKDIQHVAIWKKNDKRTVYNMIYREGRDGPYYMKRFSVTGVTRNTDYPLASDVKGSEMLYFSANPNGEAEVVTVLLKPNPRIRKNKMEIDFSELAIKGRDSKGNLVTKYSVKKVDLKEEGVSTLAPRKIWFDETVRRLNADVRGTLLGNFKGDDKILTINAQGEAKLVSFDLGNRFDDEYIILEKWRPHQPVTCIYYDGEKDMYFIKRFLLENNTNVQTFMPSEHPKSFVERIIVSNNSTAEIIFAKDKGKEREPEIVNIDEFIAVKGIKAIGNQFTKFKVKNINITIPEPEEEEPEVYEEPDLTSPIIDDEGGTIGDLFESDDNEK, encoded by the coding sequence ATGATAGAAGACAACTCTCACGAAGGCGAAAGCTTAAAAAAAGTTTCAGGACTGTACAAAGACTGGTTTCTGGATTATGCATCTTATGTAATTTTAGATAGAGCCATTCCGTCTGTTTACGATGGTTTCAAACCGGTACAACGTAGAATTATGCATTCTATGCGTGAGCTGGAAGACGGGCGGTACAATAAAGTGGCAAATATTGTTGGTAACACGATGAAATATCACCCTCACGGTGATGCTTCTATTACCGATGCAATGGTGGGGATCGGGCAGAGAGAACTATTGATAGATACCCAGGGAAACTGGGGGAATATTTACACCGGAGATTCTGCTGCTGCTGCTAGATATATCGAAGCAAGATTGACTCCTTTTGCATTGGAAGTTGTTTTTAATCCTAAAACCACCATTTGGTCAAAATCTTATGACGGCAGAAATAACGAGCCTGTAGATTTACCTGTAAAATTTCCTTTGCTTCTGGCGCAGGGTGTTGAAGGAATTGGGGTAGGACTTTCTACAAAGATTCTTCCGCATAATTTCAACGAATTAATTAATGCGTCTGTTGCTCATCTGAAAGGGAAAAAATTTGAAATTTATCCTGATTTTCTTACCGCAGGTTTTCTGGATGTTTCAGAATATAATGACGGTCACAGAGGCGGAAAAGTAAGAGCAAGAGCCAAGATTTCTCAGGTAGACAAGCATACTTTGATGATTTCTGAGCTTCCTTTTTCTAAAAATACCAGTGATTTGATTGATTCGATCATTAAGGCTAATGAAAAAGGAAAAATCAAAATCAAAAAAATTGAAGACAATACTTCAGATAAAGTTGAAATTCTGATTTATCTTCACAATGAAGTTTCGCCAGATAAAACGATTGATGCGCTATATGCATTTACCGATTGTCAGGTGACGATTTCTCCCAATGCCTGCGTAATTGTGGGCGATAAGCCAATGTTTTTAAACGTTTCCGAAATTTTAAGAATGAATACCGATCATACGGTTTCGTTGCTGAAAAAAGAACTGGAAATTGAGCTTAATGAATTGCAGGAAAGCTGGCATTTTTCTTCATTAGAAAGAATCTTCATCGAAAACAGAATCTATCACGACATCGAAGAGGTAAAAAGTTGGGAAGAAGTGCTGAAAACCATTGATAAAGGCTTAAAACCACACACCGCACATCTTTTAAGAGAAGTTACCGAAGAAGATATTTTAAGGTTAACTGAGATTAGAATTAAAAGAATCTCAAGATTCGATTTAGATAAATTTAAAGAAAATATTGCTGCATTAGAAGGCAAAATTGAGCAGGTAAGATTTCATTTGGCTAATCTTATAGCCTATGCGATTGATTATTATCTGAATATTCAGAAAAAATACGGAAAAGGCAAGGAAAGAAAAACAGAATTAAGGATCTTCGATACCATTGATGCGACAAAAGTTGCAGTAGCTAATGAAAAATTCTATGTTAATTTTGAAGAAGGCTTTATCGGAACTTCGCTTAAGAAAGACCAATATTTGTTTGACTGCTCAGACATCGACGATATCATTACGTTCAGAAAAGACGGAAACATGAAAGTCGTGAAAGTAGAAGCCAAAACCTTCATTGGTAAAGACATTCAACACGTTGCCATCTGGAAAAAGAACGATAAACGCACCGTTTACAACATGATTTATCGTGAAGGCAGAGACGGACCTTATTATATGAAGCGTTTTTCGGTGACGGGTGTTACCCGAAATACAGATTATCCTTTAGCATCCGATGTAAAAGGCTCAGAAATGCTTTATTTTTCGGCAAATCCGAACGGTGAAGCTGAGGTTGTAACTGTTTTATTAAAACCCAATCCGAGAATCAGAAAGAATAAAATGGAAATCGATTTTTCTGAACTTGCGATTAAAGGAAGAGATTCTAAAGGTAATTTGGTAACCAAATATTCTGTAAAAAAAGTTGATCTGAAGGAAGAAGGCGTTTCTACATTGGCGCCAAGAAAGATCTGGTTTGACGAAACGGTAAGAAGACTGAATGCGGATGTAAGGGGAACGCTCCTCGGAAACTTTAAAGGGGATGATAAAATCTTAACCATTAATGCACAGGGAGAAGCCAAACTCGTAAGTTTTGATCTTGGAAACCGCTTTGATGACGAGTATATTATTTTGGAAAAATGGCGTCCTCATCAACCGGTGACCTGCATTTATTATGACGGAGAAAAAGATATGTATTTCATCAAAAGATTCTTGCTGGAAAACAATACCAATGTACAGACTTTTATGCCATCTGAACATCCGAAGTCATTTGTCGAAAGAATTATAGTTTCTAATAATTCTACCGCAGAAATTATTTTCGCAAAAGATAAAGGAAAAGAAAGAGAGCCTGAAATCGTAAATATCGACGAATTTATAGCCGTAAAAGGAATTAAAGCGATCGGAAATCAGTTTACAAAATTTAAGGTTAAAAATATAAACATCACCATTCCTGAACCTGAAGAAGAGGAGCCGGAAGTGTACGAAGAACCAGATCTTACCTCTCCCATCATAGACGATGAGGGTGGAACAATCGGCGATTTGTTTGAAAGTGATGATAACGAAAAATAG